In one window of Niallia sp. Man26 DNA:
- a CDS encoding sensor histidine kinase, producing MRLFLKEHTLLIFVQAVQMLLFLSIFWFDGYRDIKLFAYAVFLSFFILVSYFLYYYLSRQKMYKRLNQPLETLDDSYQKTDDAPISKAFDELMRTQYKLFQNQLKLVEKEQEEHRKFMDQWVHQMKTPLSVIELTAQNLDEPESSSIREETEVMKTGLNTVLYIARLKTIEQDFHIKPVNLAKLIDEVNGENKRFYIRNKVYPKLEVQKPGMTVETDEKWLFFILTQLISNAVKYSSGISNRIVISIYEREKQAILEVKDFGIGIPESDKKRIFDPFFTGENGRKFRESTGMGLYLTKETLKYLGHQIEMESASGKGTTFRIVFSDTQNLTSL from the coding sequence ATGAGATTATTCTTAAAAGAGCATACGTTGTTGATTTTTGTGCAGGCTGTGCAAATGCTCCTTTTTCTTTCGATTTTTTGGTTTGATGGCTATCGAGATATTAAGCTGTTTGCTTACGCTGTTTTTCTCAGCTTTTTCATCCTTGTTAGTTATTTCCTATATTATTATTTATCACGGCAGAAAATGTACAAGCGTTTAAATCAGCCGCTGGAAACGCTTGATGACAGCTATCAAAAAACAGATGATGCCCCGATTTCTAAAGCCTTCGATGAGTTGATGCGAACTCAATACAAACTTTTTCAAAATCAATTGAAACTAGTTGAAAAAGAGCAGGAAGAGCATCGTAAGTTTATGGACCAATGGGTGCATCAGATGAAAACCCCATTATCAGTAATTGAACTCACTGCCCAAAATTTAGATGAACCTGAGTCATCCAGCATCCGCGAAGAGACGGAAGTAATGAAGACTGGTCTGAACACAGTTTTGTATATAGCCAGGTTAAAAACAATAGAGCAGGATTTTCATATCAAGCCGGTAAATCTAGCAAAATTGATAGATGAAGTGAACGGTGAGAATAAACGCTTTTATATCAGGAACAAGGTTTATCCTAAGCTAGAGGTGCAAAAGCCAGGAATGACAGTCGAGACTGATGAGAAGTGGCTGTTTTTTATTCTCACCCAGCTTATTAGTAATGCAGTTAAATATTCTTCTGGGATTAGTAATCGGATTGTTATTTCCATTTATGAAAGAGAGAAACAAGCCATTCTGGAAGTAAAGGATTTTGGAATTGGCATACCAGAAAGCGATAAAAAGCGGATTTTCGATCCCTTTTTTACCGGAGAAAATGGCAGAAAGTTTCGGGAATCAACAGGGATGGGACTGTATTTAACGAAGGAGACGCTGAAATATCTCGGTCACCAGATTGAAATGGAGTCAGCATCAGGTAAAGGTACAACTTTTCGCATCGTTTTCTCGGACACGCAAAACCTTACAAGCTTGTAA
- a CDS encoding SDR family oxidoreductase, producing MKLLVTGATGKLGSKVVKELLKKVPAEQLAVSVRNPEKAEWISALGVEVRQGDFNQPETLAAAFAGIDRLLIISADGDNETRIRQHTDAVAEAERAGVKFIAYTSIGNAQASSNFLAPTHKATETRIQESGLPYSFLRNNWYLENESSSIQGVLAGAPWITSAGNGKVGWALQQDYAEAAAIVLSGTGHENTIYELSGPLLTTDEMAAELGAVIGANVAVQHVDDAAYTEIMKGAGVPEFLLPMLVNIQKDIREGTLEIESNDFEKVLGRPVTSIRKGLEQIVKENTK from the coding sequence ATGAAACTATTAGTAACTGGAGCAACTGGCAAATTAGGAAGCAAGGTGGTGAAGGAATTACTTAAAAAAGTGCCTGCAGAACAACTGGCAGTGAGTGTCCGCAATCCAGAGAAAGCAGAATGGATTTCTGCGCTTGGAGTGGAAGTTCGCCAAGGCGATTTTAATCAGCCTGAAACTTTGGCTGCAGCTTTTGCAGGGATTGACCGTTTGCTTATCATTTCAGCAGATGGAGATAACGAAACAAGAATCCGCCAGCATACAGATGCAGTAGCCGAAGCCGAGCGTGCTGGAGTGAAATTCATCGCATACACAAGTATCGGCAATGCACAGGCAAGCAGCAATTTCCTTGCTCCAACACATAAAGCAACAGAAACAAGAATTCAAGAGTCTGGTTTACCATATTCTTTCTTGCGCAACAACTGGTACTTAGAAAATGAAAGCTCCAGCATCCAAGGAGTTCTAGCAGGAGCACCATGGATAACATCAGCAGGAAACGGCAAAGTCGGCTGGGCGTTGCAGCAGGATTATGCAGAGGCAGCAGCGATAGTGCTTTCTGGAACTGGTCACGAAAATACAATTTATGAACTTTCTGGCCCATTGCTAACAACGGATGAAATGGCCGCAGAGCTTGGTGCTGTTATTGGGGCAAATGTTGCTGTACAGCATGTGGATGATGCTGCTTACACAGAGATTATGAAGGGCGCAGGTGTTCCAGAGTTTCTCCTGCCAATGCTTGTTAATATTCAAAAAGACATCCGTGAAGGAACATTAGAAATTGAAAGCAATGACTTTGAAAAGGTGCTTGGACGTCCAGTAACATCTATTCGTAAAGGATTAGAGCAAATAGTCAAAGAAAACACTAAATAA
- a CDS encoding 3-hydroxyacyl-CoA dehydrogenase, whose translation MEFKQITVAGSGVLGSQIAFQSAFHGFNVTIYDINDEALQSAKEKINILKGRYQKDLNASQEQVDAAFGRISYYSDLAKAAADADLLIEAIPEIVPIKTEFYQNLSKVAPEKTVFATNSSTLLPSQFAEATGRPEKFLALHFANEIWINNTAEIMKHPGTDMKVFDQVVDFAKAIGMVALPLHKEQPGYILNSLLVPLLDAAELLLSREVADVETIDKTWMIATGAPKGPFAILDVVGITTSYNIVKAKAEATGNPEFKKLAELLKTEYVDKGKLGVATGEGFYKYPNPRFMDPDFLGN comes from the coding sequence ATGGAATTCAAACAAATCACAGTTGCAGGCAGCGGGGTTTTAGGAAGCCAAATCGCTTTCCAATCAGCTTTCCACGGTTTCAATGTAACAATTTATGATATTAATGATGAAGCACTGCAATCAGCGAAGGAAAAAATCAACATATTAAAGGGTCGTTATCAAAAGGATCTAAATGCCAGCCAAGAGCAGGTAGATGCAGCCTTTGGCCGTATTTCTTATTACAGTGACCTGGCAAAAGCAGCTGCTGATGCAGATTTACTAATTGAAGCAATACCAGAAATTGTGCCAATAAAAACAGAGTTTTATCAAAATCTTAGCAAAGTAGCACCAGAAAAAACTGTTTTTGCCACAAACTCATCGACATTATTGCCGAGCCAGTTTGCTGAAGCAACTGGGCGTCCAGAGAAGTTTTTGGCACTTCACTTTGCTAATGAGATTTGGATTAACAATACAGCGGAGATTATGAAGCATCCAGGTACAGACATGAAAGTGTTTGATCAAGTAGTCGATTTTGCAAAAGCAATTGGAATGGTGGCGCTGCCTCTACATAAGGAGCAGCCAGGATATATTTTGAATTCCTTGCTTGTGCCACTTTTAGACGCTGCTGAGCTGCTTTTGTCAAGAGAGGTTGCTGACGTTGAAACTATCGATAAAACATGGATGATTGCTACTGGCGCTCCAAAAGGACCTTTTGCAATCCTTGACGTTGTCGGCATCACTACATCTTACAATATTGTGAAAGCCAAAGCAGAAGCAACAGGAAATCCAGAATTCAAAAAGTTGGCAGAGCTCTTGAAAACAGAGTATGTTGACAAAGGTAAACTTGGGGTTGCAACAGGAGAAGGCTTCTATAAGTACCCAAATCCTCGCTTTATGGACCCTGATTTCTTGGGAAATTAA
- a CDS encoding response regulator transcription factor, producing MQKIMIVEDDPKIATHLKTHIEKYGYDVTCVIDFEHVMNTFYEINPNLVLLDINLPSFDGYYWCRQIRKESVCPVIFLSARIGEMDQVMALENGGDDYITKPFSAEIVIAKIRSQLRRAYGEYASIPESRILENAGLRFFPERLELTYRSKSISLSKKEADIIESLMERYPRVAGREDLLEKLWDDQSYVDENTLNVNITRVRKKFQEIGLHDAVETVRGAGYRLHVSWSAEKK from the coding sequence ATGCAAAAAATAATGATTGTTGAGGATGATCCTAAAATTGCAACCCATTTAAAGACGCATATTGAAAAATATGGTTATGATGTGACGTGTGTCATTGATTTTGAACATGTAATGAATACATTTTATGAAATAAATCCAAATCTAGTGCTGTTAGATATTAATTTGCCAAGCTTTGATGGTTATTATTGGTGCAGGCAAATTCGCAAGGAATCGGTTTGTCCTGTGATTTTTCTTTCTGCAAGGATAGGGGAGATGGATCAAGTGATGGCATTAGAGAATGGCGGAGATGACTATATAACAAAGCCGTTTAGTGCAGAAATTGTAATCGCAAAAATCCGCAGCCAGCTGCGCCGTGCTTACGGGGAGTATGCCAGCATTCCAGAGAGCCGAATCTTAGAAAACGCTGGTCTAAGATTCTTTCCAGAGAGACTCGAGCTTACCTATAGAAGCAAGAGTATTTCTTTATCAAAGAAAGAAGCAGATATTATTGAAAGCTTGATGGAACGATATCCTCGTGTGGCTGGACGAGAGGATTTACTGGAAAAGCTGTGGGATGACCAAAGCTATGTAGATGAAAATACATTGAATGTTAATATTACAAGAGTCCGTAAAAAGTTTCAGGAAATTGGCTTACACGATGCAGTGGAAACTGTAAGAGGAGCAGGATATCGGTTACATGTATCATGGTCGGCGGAAAAGAAATGA
- a CDS encoding FtsX-like permease family protein — protein MTFRRFAFNNVIRNKRLYAAYFLSSMFTVMVFFTFAIFAYHHVISGSDMNSSVQQGMNIAGGIIYVFSFFFILYSMSSFLSTRKKELGLLMMQGMSVRQVRLMIFMENMVIGFFATLGGILLGLIFSKVLLLIAENVLVLDDALNFYFPTQAIIITFLSFILLFLFISLFVSYILRSRKLIDLIKGNKKSKGEPKANIFLTISAVLLIGVGYAAALIVEGAVVIVAMLPVVIVVIIGTYLLFTQLSVYIIRRLKHNNNIFWRKTNMILFSDLSFRIKDNARTFFMVAIISTVAFSAIGTLFGFQTFLTAGLKNNNPYTFDYITGDQDKEDVAFINETIKEEKMEANHEQTQLRYYEVGQDHIVITSETEFNRFAVLLGENTINIGKGEVKVVEFTGNEFGQTEELLKQPLKLNSGTSLVPKEVIYSRALPATDSYYVVSDQDFEELPAPLSEESYHAWQVTEGQDNIIAASKKIEEVVPPYEFSAKDYSIYQLNKQYGLVLFVGLFIGIVFFVSAGSFLYFRLYADLEEDKQKFRSIAKMGLTEKELKNVLTRQTAILFFTQILVALIHGAVALTALSHLFYYDLTKISTAVLGVFTLIQIIYFAIVRFFYTKQVKNVL, from the coding sequence ATGACCTTTCGCAGATTCGCGTTTAATAATGTTATCCGCAACAAACGACTGTATGCAGCCTACTTCCTAAGCAGTATGTTTACGGTGATGGTATTCTTCACATTTGCGATTTTCGCCTACCATCACGTTATATCTGGAAGTGACATGAATTCCTCCGTACAACAAGGGATGAATATTGCAGGAGGAATCATCTATGTCTTTTCCTTCTTCTTCATACTATATTCTATGAGTTCATTCTTGAGCACCCGGAAGAAAGAGTTAGGGTTATTGATGATGCAAGGGATGTCCGTTAGGCAAGTTCGTCTCATGATATTCATGGAGAACATGGTAATCGGTTTTTTTGCAACCTTAGGCGGTATTTTATTAGGATTGATTTTTTCTAAAGTGTTATTATTAATCGCAGAAAATGTGCTTGTTTTGGATGACGCGCTAAACTTTTATTTTCCTACACAAGCCATTATCATCACATTTCTTTCGTTTATATTGTTGTTTTTGTTTATTTCGTTATTTGTTTCCTATATACTACGCAGTCGCAAGCTCATCGATTTAATCAAAGGAAATAAGAAGTCAAAAGGTGAACCAAAAGCTAATATCTTTTTAACGATTTCTGCAGTATTGCTGATTGGAGTTGGCTATGCAGCTGCTCTAATAGTAGAAGGTGCTGTCGTGATTGTCGCGATGCTGCCAGTAGTAATAGTCGTAATTATCGGTACTTATCTGTTGTTTACACAGCTGAGTGTATATATCATCCGCAGATTGAAACATAACAACAACATATTCTGGCGAAAAACAAATATGATTCTTTTTTCTGATTTATCCTTCCGGATAAAGGATAATGCCCGTACTTTTTTTATGGTTGCCATTATATCTACAGTAGCCTTTAGTGCAATCGGAACATTGTTTGGGTTTCAAACCTTCCTAACGGCAGGGCTGAAAAATAACAATCCTTATACGTTTGACTATATAACGGGAGATCAAGACAAGGAAGATGTTGCTTTTATAAATGAAACAATCAAGGAAGAAAAGATGGAAGCAAATCATGAGCAAACCCAGCTCCGCTATTATGAGGTAGGACAAGATCATATCGTTATAACTAGTGAAACAGAATTTAATCGATTTGCTGTTTTATTGGGAGAAAACACAATTAATATTGGCAAAGGTGAGGTTAAGGTAGTTGAATTTACCGGCAATGAATTTGGCCAAACGGAAGAATTACTTAAACAACCGTTAAAATTGAATTCAGGTACATCCTTGGTTCCAAAAGAAGTGATTTATTCCAGAGCCCTTCCAGCAACGGATTCTTATTATGTAGTTTCTGACCAGGACTTTGAGGAACTGCCAGCTCCTTTAAGTGAGGAGAGCTATCATGCATGGCAAGTCACAGAAGGGCAAGACAATATTATAGCAGCTTCCAAAAAGATAGAAGAAGTAGTTCCTCCTTATGAATTTTCTGCTAAGGATTATAGTATCTATCAGCTCAATAAGCAATATGGCTTAGTATTATTTGTAGGCTTGTTTATTGGAATAGTCTTTTTTGTTTCAGCGGGAAGCTTTCTATATTTCCGACTGTACGCAGATTTAGAGGAAGACAAACAGAAGTTTCGGTCTATTGCCAAAATGGGATTAACAGAGAAAGAATTGAAGAACGTTCTTACAAGACAAACGGCAATTCTATTCTTTACGCAGATTTTGGTGGCACTGATTCATGGGGCAGTTGCACTAACAGCGTTATCACATTTATTTTATTATGATTTAACAAAAATATCCACAGCAGTACTAGGTGTATTTACATTAATCCAAATAATTTACTTTGCGATTGTCCGCTTTTTTTACACAAAGCAGGTTAAAAATGTCCTTTGA
- a CDS encoding NAD(P)H-dependent oxidoreductase produces the protein MSFFKKIFGKQTEEDETMAVEKLNIGIILGSTREGRVSPQVGAWVKEIADKRGDANYEVVDIAEFNLPFLGTTDGSEPSITAWNQKLNSLDGFVFIVQEYNHSITGALKNALDSAREAWNNKAAGIVSYGSTGGARAAEHLRGILGELLIADVRVHPTLSLFTDFENGSVFKPADLHLTNVNAMLDQVNAWSGALKTIRK, from the coding sequence ATGAGTTTTTTCAAAAAGATTTTTGGGAAACAAACAGAGGAGGATGAGACAATGGCAGTTGAAAAGCTAAATATCGGGATTATTTTAGGAAGCACTAGAGAAGGTAGAGTAAGTCCGCAAGTAGGGGCATGGGTGAAAGAAATTGCTGACAAACGCGGTGATGCTAATTACGAAGTCGTTGATATTGCTGAATTTAATCTGCCGTTTCTTGGCACTACAGATGGCAGTGAGCCAAGTATAACGGCATGGAATCAAAAGCTCAACAGCCTAGATGGATTTGTCTTTATCGTTCAAGAATACAACCACAGTATCACAGGAGCATTAAAAAATGCCCTTGATTCAGCTCGCGAAGCCTGGAACAATAAAGCAGCTGGGATAGTAAGCTATGGTTCAACAGGCGGAGCTCGAGCTGCAGAACATTTAAGAGGGATTTTAGGGGAACTTTTGATTGCCGACGTGCGTGTTCATCCAACTTTATCCTTATTCACAGATTTCGAAAATGGCTCTGTATTTAAGCCAGCTGATCTGCATCTTACAAATGTAAATGCAATGCTTGACCAAGTAAATGCTTGGAGCGGCGCTTTAAAAACAATAAGAAAGTAA
- a CDS encoding TetR/AcrR family transcriptional regulator — protein sequence MSTIYPDKRVKRTVENFKAALLELMKKKSFQDITITEIVHAADYNRGTFYAHYKCKEELLDEIIEDMFELMDEAYKKPYEHLSIIDFHKLSANAIVLFDHFLEHKEFYKLMLSPETNYSFKEKMINRLDQLFRSEFEFFTDDVDSDIDINLFSTYRIHGIIGILLQWIDSDFQEQPDYMGKQLIHILRFSTPTVSVKK from the coding sequence TTGTCTACTATTTATCCAGATAAACGGGTTAAAAGAACAGTTGAAAATTTCAAGGCAGCGTTGTTGGAATTAATGAAAAAGAAGAGTTTTCAAGATATTACCATCACTGAAATTGTTCATGCTGCAGATTATAATAGAGGCACCTTTTATGCACACTATAAATGTAAAGAAGAGCTATTAGATGAGATTATAGAGGACATGTTTGAGTTGATGGATGAAGCATATAAAAAGCCATATGAGCATTTATCTATCATTGATTTTCACAAGCTGTCTGCCAACGCTATTGTATTATTTGATCATTTTTTGGAGCATAAGGAGTTTTACAAGCTGATGCTGTCTCCTGAAACAAATTATTCCTTTAAGGAAAAAATGATTAACAGGCTAGATCAGCTTTTCAGGTCCGAATTTGAGTTCTTCACAGATGATGTAGATTCTGATATTGATATCAATCTTTTTTCTACTTATAGAATTCATGGGATAATCGGCATTCTGCTGCAGTGGATCGATAGTGATTTTCAGGAACAGCCCGATTATATGGGAAAACAGCTTATACATATATTAAGGTTTTCTACACCAACAGTGTCCGTAAAGAAATAA
- a CDS encoding LysR family transcriptional regulator, whose translation MNITQLQYLVDVGELGSFTDAAKKNLMTVPAISLSITQLEAELDVLLFTRSRKGVTPTAEGKKVIQHAVTVLKTIDRLKYDIAVSKNNQYGNIVIATIPGLVSQIINNTLEFRENYPYINVQVMEEDTAAVLEQVKNGHADMGFVSLGSNNHDVALDWEPIKRVEVVLAVNKSSILRFNNKISLDQIINEMNESIVLYNDPYLKKIADDLFPDNLRNRIALTTNNGDVLLQMVLQRNAITITNDYIIRALPPHLKDEVVTISINEYLTLSNYLWRVTRKNEKCPEMIDQFTEHLLQDLI comes from the coding sequence ATGAATATAACCCAGCTTCAATATTTAGTGGACGTCGGAGAACTAGGCTCCTTTACTGATGCCGCTAAAAAGAATTTAATGACAGTCCCAGCAATCAGCCTCTCGATTACGCAATTAGAGGCAGAATTAGACGTATTGCTGTTTACACGTTCACGAAAAGGTGTAACCCCAACAGCGGAAGGCAAAAAAGTTATCCAGCATGCTGTTACCGTTTTGAAAACAATCGACAGGCTCAAATATGATATTGCTGTTTCAAAAAACAATCAGTACGGAAATATTGTTATTGCCACGATTCCCGGGCTAGTCTCACAAATCATTAATAATACCCTCGAATTCCGTGAAAACTATCCTTATATTAATGTCCAGGTGATGGAGGAAGATACAGCTGCAGTGCTCGAACAGGTTAAAAACGGCCATGCAGATATGGGATTTGTTTCACTTGGATCAAACAATCATGATGTGGCTTTAGATTGGGAACCGATTAAAAGGGTCGAAGTGGTGCTTGCCGTGAATAAAAGCTCTATCTTGAGATTCAACAATAAAATCTCTCTTGACCAAATCATTAACGAAATGAATGAATCAATTGTCCTGTACAATGATCCTTATTTGAAGAAAATTGCCGACGATTTGTTTCCAGATAACTTGAGGAACAGGATTGCATTGACAACAAATAATGGGGACGTGCTTTTACAAATGGTGCTGCAACGGAATGCGATCACGATTACAAATGACTATATTATTCGAGCATTGCCGCCACATCTAAAAGATGAGGTGGTGACGATTTCTATCAATGAGTATCTTACCCTTTCTAATTATTTATGGCGTGTGACACGAAAAAATGAAAAATGCCCAGAAATGATTGATCAGTTTACAGAGCATCTGTTGCAGGATTTAATATAG
- a CDS encoding ABC transporter ATP-binding protein codes for MLEVNQVSKIYEGKIAYKALNNINLSVENGEFVGIMGPSGSGKTTLLNMIATIDEPTTGEILINGNNPHQLKREELAKFRRRELGFVFQDFNLLHTLTVEENIVLPLTLDGKKVKEMKQKAQEIAGKLGITAIMNKRTYEISGGQAQRAAVARAMIHVPKLLLADEPTGNLDSKSSKDVMEMLETINKQERTTMLLVTHDPQAASYCNRVIFIRDGNFYSEIHRGDNRQAFFQRIIDTLSLLGGDGHDLSQIRV; via the coding sequence ATGTTAGAAGTGAACCAGGTCAGTAAAATATATGAAGGCAAAATTGCTTATAAAGCATTAAACAATATAAATTTATCTGTTGAAAACGGCGAATTTGTAGGAATTATGGGACCCTCTGGCAGTGGGAAAACGACTCTTTTAAATATGATAGCAACAATTGATGAGCCAACGACTGGCGAGATATTGATCAATGGTAATAATCCGCATCAGCTCAAAAGAGAGGAGCTGGCAAAATTCCGCAGACGGGAGCTGGGCTTTGTATTTCAGGATTTTAATTTGCTGCATACCTTAACGGTAGAAGAAAATATTGTTCTTCCGTTGACACTCGATGGCAAAAAAGTAAAAGAGATGAAACAAAAGGCACAGGAAATCGCGGGAAAATTGGGGATTACCGCTATTATGAATAAGCGCACCTATGAGATTTCTGGAGGTCAGGCGCAAAGGGCAGCAGTGGCAAGGGCGATGATTCATGTCCCTAAATTGCTGCTTGCTGATGAACCAACCGGAAATTTAGATTCGAAGTCGTCCAAAGATGTCATGGAAATGCTGGAAACGATAAATAAACAGGAGCGCACAACGATGCTACTTGTGACTCATGATCCGCAAGCAGCCAGTTATTGTAATCGGGTAATTTTTATTCGGGACGGCAATTTTTATTCGGAAATTCATCGCGGCGATAATCGCCAAGCCTTCTTCCAAAGAATAATTGATACACTTTCTTTACTAGGAGGAGATGGGCATGACCTTTCGCAGATTCGCGTTTAA
- a CDS encoding rhamnogalacturonan acetylesterase: MRKKATIFIAGDSTAAIKVPEKRPETGWGEAFQAYVKENVRLDNRAINGKSTKSFIKEGHLEAIEKSIKPGDHLIIQFGHNDQKLEDPERGTHPYEDYQQNLLKYVQVAQSVNAHPLLLTSVTRRNFVGNKIAENSVGDYPKAMIEFAKQNKVPVLDIHKITREFLNAAGEEKSKDYFLHLPPGQSENYPEGIIDNTHFNEAGAAMTAQLIVAAMQESNLPIKELLNGLDTSDKEKLSGFLHN; this comes from the coding sequence ATGCGAAAAAAAGCAACTATTTTCATAGCTGGAGATTCGACAGCTGCGATTAAAGTACCGGAAAAGCGACCAGAAACAGGCTGGGGTGAAGCCTTCCAAGCTTATGTTAAGGAGAATGTCAGACTTGATAATCGTGCGATTAATGGCAAAAGTACGAAATCATTCATTAAGGAAGGTCATTTAGAAGCAATTGAAAAGAGCATTAAACCAGGAGATCACCTGATTATTCAATTTGGCCATAATGATCAAAAACTTGAAGATCCTGAAAGAGGTACACATCCTTATGAAGATTATCAACAAAACCTACTTAAATATGTTCAGGTTGCACAAAGTGTAAATGCCCATCCCTTATTATTGACATCTGTTACTAGACGCAATTTTGTTGGAAATAAGATTGCCGAGAACTCAGTTGGCGATTATCCAAAGGCAATGATTGAATTTGCCAAACAAAACAAGGTGCCAGTACTGGATATTCATAAAATAACTCGCGAGTTTTTGAATGCTGCCGGTGAAGAAAAATCAAAGGATTATTTTTTACATCTACCTCCTGGCCAATCTGAAAACTATCCAGAAGGTATTATAGACAATACCCACTTTAATGAAGCAGGAGCTGCAATGACAGCTCAATTAATTGTCGCGGCAATGCAGGAAAGTAATCTACCGATAAAAGAATTATTAAACGGCTTAGATACTTCGGACAAGGAAAAGCTCAGCGGTTTTCTCCACAACTAG
- a CDS encoding SDR family NAD(P)-dependent oxidoreductase, with amino-acid sequence MTFPVLDGKVAIVTGAAMGMGLATAKLFAEAKAKVVVADFNEEKGQAAVAEIEAAGGTAYFVKVDISKSEQVQNLVAKTVEKFGRLDVAVNNAALTPDNAPAAEFDEAYWDRLISVDLTGTALCMKYELQQMIKQGEGGSIINISSVSGFRPQPNNIAYVAAKHGVVGMTKVAALENGDKNIRVNTVAPGAIDTPMLRGSLEETGQTEEEFAPQLSLLGRFGQPAEIAQASLWLASDQSSYVTGTTIHADAGYTSR; translated from the coding sequence ATGACATTTCCTGTACTAGACGGAAAAGTTGCCATAGTAACCGGTGCTGCAATGGGCATGGGTCTTGCAACGGCAAAACTATTTGCAGAAGCAAAGGCAAAAGTGGTAGTAGCTGATTTTAATGAAGAAAAAGGACAAGCAGCAGTAGCTGAAATCGAAGCTGCTGGCGGTACAGCTTACTTTGTAAAGGTTGATATTTCTAAATCAGAGCAAGTCCAAAACCTTGTTGCAAAGACAGTAGAAAAATTCGGCCGTCTTGATGTTGCAGTAAATAACGCAGCATTAACTCCAGACAATGCTCCAGCGGCTGAATTTGATGAGGCATATTGGGACAGATTAATCTCTGTTGATTTGACTGGAACAGCTCTTTGCATGAAATATGAATTACAGCAAATGATTAAACAAGGTGAAGGCGGCAGCATCATCAACATTTCTTCTGTGAGCGGATTCCGTCCTCAGCCGAACAATATTGCATACGTGGCTGCAAAGCATGGCGTTGTTGGAATGACAAAGGTTGCTGCATTAGAAAATGGCGACAAAAATATCCGTGTCAACACAGTTGCACCAGGTGCAATCGATACACCAATGCTGCGCGGCTCCTTGGAAGAAACAGGGCAGACAGAAGAAGAATTCGCTCCTCAGCTCAGCTTGTTAGGAAGATTTGGCCAACCGGCTGAAATCGCACAAGCAAGCCTATGGTTAGCTTCCGACCAATCATCTTATGTAACAGGAACAACTATCCATGCTGATGCTGGTTATACAAGCAGATAA
- a CDS encoding Rrf2 family transcriptional regulator translates to MQISSRFTVGVHILALLEINKKGVSSSEFLAGSVNTNPTLIRKIMGMLKKNGLIEVQPGIAGAKLAKPPSAIRLIDVYKAVAVVKEQELFSVHENPLRDCPVGRNIQDSITPVLSSAQTALEKELENVTIEDIIKDIEQKEKDMTSSS, encoded by the coding sequence GTGCAAATAAGCAGCAGGTTTACTGTTGGTGTTCATATATTAGCTCTATTGGAAATTAATAAAAAAGGAGTCAGCTCTTCTGAATTTTTGGCAGGAAGTGTTAATACAAACCCCACTTTGATCAGAAAAATTATGGGAATGCTGAAAAAAAACGGGCTGATTGAAGTTCAGCCAGGAATTGCTGGGGCTAAGCTTGCTAAGCCTCCCTCCGCTATCCGCTTAATAGATGTATATAAAGCTGTTGCTGTTGTAAAAGAGCAGGAATTATTCAGTGTACATGAAAATCCGCTGCGTGACTGCCCTGTCGGCAGAAACATTCAGGATTCGATTACGCCAGTTTTATCATCAGCCCAAACAGCCTTAGAAAAAGAGCTGGAAAATGTGACAATTGAGGATATCATTAAAGATATTGAGCAAAAAGAGAAAGATATGACAAGTAGCTCATAA